CCTCGCCAGCTTTATTGACGACCTGAAGAAGCCCGAGAATGCGGCAGCCATTGTAACGCTGAAGTTCGAGCCTAAGCAGGCGCAGCTGGTTAACGATGTTACCACCTTCGACACCACCTACAACCAAAAGGTTGACGACAAGGACAGCAAGGCTGATTTTGTGGCTGCAACAAGGGTTCGTAGGGAGTTTGAACAGGCCACCAAGAACTTCTTGGCCTACGTGCAGGGCAAGCTGCTGGAGGATTCCGATCCGAAGTGGGAAACGCTTTGCTCAAAGATTCTCCTCCTTAATCAGGATGTGATGAAGACCGAGGCGCTGCACCAGGCCGCCTTAAAGAACAAGCGCGAAGAGGAGCAGAAGAAGAGCGAAGGGCAGAAGTAGCCCCTTCGAGAGCAGAATAGCATAACGGGAGTCGATCGTCGGCTCCCTTTTTTATTCCTCTCCGCCGAGCTGCCTACGGATGTACTGCTGCTTGGCCATATGGTCGAGCGATACCGAGCGGCGAATGCCCGAGATGTGCTCGATAAGCGTGTTTACCGTGGTAAGGCGTCGGCGCTGCACCTCGGGTTCGGGGGCCACCACGCCGGCCTCAAAGAGCAGCATGGCCACCATCTCCACCTTTTCGGTGGGGTAGGGGTCGTCCTTAAAAAAGGCGACGATCTCTTCGGGCGTCATGGCCTCGAAGAAGGCGAGGTTGCGCTCGAAGAAGGCCATAAAGGTGACCTCCAGCTCGGAGTACACCTGCTCGTACTCCTGGTTACGGCGGGCGTTTACGATGCGGTCGAGCGCCAGAAAGAAGTTCTGCATTAGCCGCATCAGGTAGTCTTTCTCGTAGCGAATAGCCATAGCTTCGTGTTTCTTGTGTCAAACATCTCCCAAATAACAAGAAGTTAAACGGAAATAAACGGAAGTTAGTCTGAAGTTAAACGGAAAAAAGATTAATAATGAAGTCAAAGGAGTTGAAGAATCTGGAGAGCTCACCATCAACGCTCCTTATCCTCCCGTTTGGATGGGAGGTAAGGGGTGGATTTTTACGTAATTTCTAATTGGTAGTCGTTATCGAATGGTTCGCGACTAACGACTAACATCTCCCTCCCTAGAACTTCACCCCAAACTCTACCCGTACCCCTACGTTGTAGGGCTGCACCTTCGACGAGGTTAGCTGCTCGAAGAAGCCAACGGCGAGCGAGATGCCGCTGTACTGGTTCGACATTACCCGGATGCTCTGCGTTAGGCATATCCCGGCAATGAAGGTCTCGGATTCGTTGCCGTCGAGGTCGGCCAGCCGTTCGGTGCCAAGGGGGATTTGCACCCCACCGTTAAGCCAAAAGTACTTGTTGATGGGGTAGAACGCCTCGGCTCCAATTTTGGAGTAGTAAATGGAGGAGGTTTGGTACTTCTTGGCGTCGCTGCTGCTAAGGTTATCGATGTACTCTACCCCTGCGGTAAGCGGTATGCTGATGCGTCCGTCGGCAAAAATGCTGTTGAGGTAGTAGGTGGCTGTCCATCCGCTGCCGTTCGTACCTACCAGCAGCGATAGGGTAGACATCTCCTCGAGCCTGAGGTAGCTCTCCTCCTCTTCCATTTTCCGTTTCTTATCCATCGGCATGGTTGGGGCTTCGGATTCGGGGTTCTTTGTCGCTTCCGTTTTGTTGCCGCCGATGTTTAGCAGCTGGTCTACGTTGATGGAGTCGGGGAGTACCCGTGCTCTTGCCTCCTCCTTTTTCAGCTTCTTTATGGCCGAAGCATCGGCCGTAAGCTTGTCGATATCCTTGCTGTTGAGCTGCTCGAGGCACTCCTCTACGGCACGACGGATCAGCCGTTCGTAGATGGAGGTGGCATCGTTGCCGCTCTCGCTAACGGTTGCCGATGTTCGGTAGATCTCAACGCTGCCGCCATCGCCCGACTTGGCCTCGAAGCTGGTCACTACCGTTACGGTGGCCTTTTCGTAGCCGTTGTTGGGCTGCTCGTTGGCCGATAGCACCATGATGCGCATGGTAACGGGTTTCCTCCCCGCGCTTGGCGGAAGGATGTAGTCGGTGTGGCGCTTAATGGCTGTGGCTACACCTCCGGCCAAATTGAGCTTGCTCTGCTTCCGGTTGCCGGTTTTGGTGGTTACAATCCACTCCTTAAAGTCGCGGTTGTCCACCACGCTATCCACGTAAATTTTGGGGTTGATGAACTTTACCGGCTGGCTCTTAAGCTCAATGTCGAGGGTTTGGGCCAATCCTGCCGTTGCCAGAAGGAAAAGAAGAATCAAAAGGGTAAGCGTTCTATTCATCGTTGCTAGATGTTATTTCGTTCAGGATTAGATTACCTTGTTCCGCCACTTCCCAAAGCGAAGGTAGAGCGAGCACACCAGCAGCATGTACCCGGCGTAGAACGTTTCTACAAACCAGATGTTGGTAACGTTGATGTTGGTATACTCGGTAAGGATAAAGGTGATGGCGATGTAAAGGGCGATGTCCGAGAGCTCGAGTCCAAACGCGGTGAGGGTGTTTCCCGTTCCCGAAACGGCCATAAAGGTGATAAAGCCCAGCGACATGGTGGTGGCGCCAATCATCACCACCTTGGCAACGGGGATGGTGTCGGCCACCAGCGAGGCATCGGGGCTGTAGAAGCCGATAACCTGGGGCAGCATTAGGTAGAAGCACGCAACCACCAGCACCACGCTGCAGAAGCTCAGCAGCATCGAGCGCGTTACCACCGTGGCAATACGGTCGAAGTGGCGCTCGCCCATCAGGTAGCTCACCAAGCTGTTGGTGGCCTCGGCAAATCCCCAAATGGGCATCATCATGGCAATGTAGAGGCTGCGCACGATGTTCGAGATGGCCAGCGAGCGCTCGCCCATCCGCTCAATTATCAGAAAGATTACGAACCAGGCGCTAAACGAGATGAGGTGCTGCAGCATCACCGGCGATGCCAGCTTGAGCGTTTCGCCCGCCACCCGCATGTCGAAGCTGCGGATGTTGAACAGCCCAAACGCCTTTGGGTATTTCCGGTAGATGGTGTACCCAAGGATGATGGCAAAGCCAGCCATCTCCGAGATTACCGAGGCTATAGCCGCCCCGTTGAACCCCAATGCCGGAAACCCGAACTTGCCAAAGATCAGGAGGTAGTTTAGGACGATGTTTAGCCCAACGGTAGTAGTGGTTACCGATATCAGCACCTTGGTGTTGGCGGTTGCAACGTAGAACGAGCGGAACAGCAGCGTAAATGCCGCCGCATATACGCCCCAAATGCGGTACTGAACAAAGTCGCCCACCTGAAGGGCAATCATCTCGTTGCTCACCAGGGTTGGAATTAGGTTGCTGGCAAATAGCTTTACGGCAGCAAATACGGTAATGGTGATGGCCAGCAGCAGCAGCGTAGAGCTGGCAAAGGTTTTCCCGATATCGGCAGGGCGCTCCTCGCCAAAGCGGCGGGCCATAATGATTTGGTTTCCGATGGTGAATCCGGTAATCACCATCATAATGGTGAGGTAGAAGAGCGTGCCAAGTGCCCCGGCTGCCAGCTCCTGTTCGCCTAGATGCCCTAGAAAGATGGTGTCGGTGATGTTAAGCACGTTTTGGCTGATGCTCCCAACGATAATTGGGTAGGCAATTCTCCAAATATTCCGGTACGAGGTCTCCTCTCTCATACAGCAAAGGTAGCAAGATCTGTGGTTTGAGATACTTGAATTTAATGTGAGTTCGATTTGAGGCTATAATATCAAAAGTAAAAGGTAGCCAAAGGTGTAATTCCCTCCTTGAAAAGGAGGGCGACGAAGCCAGAGATGTGCGCACTAGCATATAAATGAAAAGACGAGTGCTCTACTCGTCTTTTCATTTTGTTTCTATTTCTCCTTAATGCAGTACTTCTTTAGGGTGGCGTAGGCATCTCGGATGCCAAGTTCTCCAGCCTTGCTGATGTCTAGGCAACCCTTGTTGGTATCCTTCAGGTAGATTTGGATAAGACCTCGGTTGTAGTAGGCATCGGCGAGGTTGGGGTACTCCTCTATAGCCTTGGTGTAGCTCTGGATGGCCTCAGGCATACGGTTCGAGAGCGCGTAGATGTTGCCTAAGTTGTAGTCTATGTAGGCGTAGTTGGGCAGCAGCTTGGCCGCCTTATTTAGGTCGTCAATTGCCTGATCGTAGTTGTACACGGTAACGTCAATTTTTTGCTTGGCCATAGTTGGTCCCTTTTCGTCGAGAAGGGTAGGCTGCATGCTATTCTCTATCGACTTGGTGAAGTCGATCATCTCGGCCTGTACGGTAGCTCGGTTGATGAAGGTAAATCCATTTTTAGGATCAGCATCTATTGCCTTTCCGTAGGTGCCAATCGATTTGGTGTACTGATTCTGGCTGCTCTCTGCAATAGCCATTATCATGCTCGCTAGTGCAGGCTTGCCGTTTACAAGCAGCTGGGCAATTGCCTTTAAGCTGTCTATTGCCGCAGGTGTTTGCTTTTGTGGCTGGTTGGTGAGCGTAAGCTGCTGCTTGTTGTTAAGGCTGTTCCTGAATCTATCGTATGCTGGGTAGTAGTAGGCATTTTGCAGCTGAGGTAGCGTATCGGCAGCAGTAACCTCAATGCGGTAGAGCGGACGTAGCTTAATATCCACCTGGCTGTTGATGAGCATGTCGTTTTCGTCGAAGTTGGCATCGAACGACATCATGGCGTTGAACTTCTTGCTGGTATCGGCATACACCGAGAAAGTGCTATCGTTAAGCTTCGAACGGTATTCCTTGATTTTTTTTGTAGCAATGTCGAAGTCGGCTTTTGCGCTCTTCATATCGTTGAGCCTACGCTTGATGTACGAGCGATTCATGTAGGCGTTGGCGAAGTCGGGGTAAAGAGCAATGGCGCGAGTGTAGTCCTTCAGCGCTTCGCGGAGCATTCCAAGCTCAACAAGTACAGCGGCACGATTGTAGTACACCAGCACGTTCTTAGGCGTAAGCTTTGCTACTTGGTCGTAGTCCTTTACGGCATTGTTTAGGTCTCTAACCTGAGCTCGGAGTATGGCTCGGTTGTATAGGATTACAGGGTTGTTTGGTTCTAAGCGTATCGACTTGTTAAAGTCGGCCATGGTGTTGTTGTACTTCTTCATTTCGTAGTACACAAGTCCACGGTTAAAGTAGGCCATAAAATTTGTAGAATCAAGCTCTATCGCTTTGTTGAAATCGGTCAGAGCCTCTTTCAGCTTCTTTTGGACCATCTGCAAATGGCCACGTTTTAAGTAGGCATCTACATTGGAAAAGTCTAGCGAGATGGCCTTATTGTAGTCGTTTAGAGCAGCTGTAGTATCCTTCATAAAGAGGTAGGTAATACCTCTGTTTACGTATACATCGCTAACCTTAGGTTCCTTCTGTATAAACTTGTTGTAGTCATCTAGGGCCTTTTCGAACTGTTTAGACATGAAGTGGGTTACACCTCGGCTATAGTAGATTCCTGGATATTCGGGTCGTAGAAGGGAGGCGTTGTTAAGGTCGGCTATTGCGGCATCGGTGTTGCCCATTCGTGCCGATGTAATTGCCCTGTAGTGGTAGGCCTGAGTGTAAACAGGGTTTAACTTTATGGCCTCCGAAAAATCATGATTGGCACCAATCAGGTCGTCGAGATTGTACTTGGCGATACCCCTCAGGAAGAAGGCCTCGTGGAGCGTATGGTCGGTTTTTATGAGTACGTTGAAGTAGTCCAACGATTCGGCATACTTCTTGTCAATTAGGCATTGCCTACCGTTGTTAAAGAAGTATTCTTTATCGATTTGGGCAAACGTAGAGAATGGGTTAACGAGTAAAACCAGAATTACTATGGCTATTCTACGGAGTGTATTCACAGAGGTTCTTGTTAAGGTTTTGGTTTGATACTCTTGCAAGGTTACAGGTTTACCTCGCGAAGCTTTCTCATAATTCGGAGTATTAACTCCTGCTTATGCCTCATTGCTGCGTTGGGATTGCCCGGATTACGCTTTAGTGGGCTCGGAAGCGTAGCGGCAAGCAGTGCCGATTGGCGCTTGGTAAGGTTCTTTGCATCCTTCTCGAAGTAGAATTCCGATGCAGCTTGTACGCCATAAATGCCATTTCCGAGCTCTACTATATTTAGGTACGTTTCCATTATTCTCTTTTTCGACCATGTTGCTTCGATTAAAATGGTAAAATAGGTTTCAAACCCTTTTCGAATCCAGTTACGAGCAGGTACAAGAAAGACATTTTTGCCGGTTTGTTGCGATATGGTGCTTCCACCTCGAATTTTTTTCTTCTTCGTATTGTGCTTTAGTGCACGCTCTATAGCAACAAAGTCAAATCCGTAGTGTTCTGGAAACTTATTATCCTCCGATGATACCACCGCCAGCACCATATTCTTGCTGATATTACCGTAGGAGGTCCAGCTTCTTTTAGCCTTAGGAAAATCTCCATCGATAGCCTGCTCTACGCTTCGAATCAGCATAAGAGGGGTGAAGGTAATGGGAACAAGCCTCATTATAAGAACCGAGAAAATGGATGATGTGAAAAAGAGTAGGGTAAAGAACTTTACGCCACGCTTAAACTTAATCATCGGTCTTATCTTTTGGCTCATTTTATTCTAGTTTTTGTATTCGTTCACAAAAATATAAAATCGATATTTTAGTGAAAACGTTTAGCCGCTTATCCTACAAAATAAGTGCCCTTTTTGTTTCTTTGTTCCTAAAAAGCCCTAGAATAAAGCCCCACTCTCTGCATCTTTGCCGATATCGAGCGCTTCTCAATCTAAACGTACCATAGGTGTTGTTTATTGCCTTTGGTAGAGTTGGCCTTTCTAGAATGCAATATGCTATTGTATTCTAGATGCTGTATTGCACATGCAGATCTTGTGAGCATTCTTTTATCAAGTGATCTTCATCTAATTTCAAGATGATCTTTTGATCATCTTGTTGCTGTTTCGGATACTTTATAATGCTGCTTTTCTAGAATAGGAGTAGGCTTGTATGCATGTCTTGCCGTAAAAACGGCAATGTCCTCTACTGTTACCTTGTCAGCCACCTTAAATGCTTTGCTGCATGCAGGACAGCTGGTTATTAGATGGCTAACGTTCGAAGGAATGCTGTTTAGGGTTAAACTGGCAATATCTGCTTTTTGATTGTAGCTTAGAGAACTGTGGGCCATTGAATTTCCACAGCACATACCTCTTGCTTCTTTGGGAAGTTCTGTGAATGTCGAAGATTTCTTTAGAATATAGCGAGGTTCTTTTGTTATACCACATCCTCGTGCAAGTTCGCAAGGATCGTGATATACCGTAATGGCGTCCGATTTATTTAGGGCTATTCTCTCATTTTTGATCAGACGATTAATGTATTCGGTATGGTGGATAACAGGAATACTTAGTTGGTAATCATCCCTAAATGTTTTGAGGCATATAGGGCACGATGTAACGATCATTTCAACTCCGCTTTCACGGAATAGGGCAGTGTTCTTTGCCATTAACTCTTGCGAAGCGGCCAGCTGTCCTGCCAACTTCTGAGGACGACCACAGCAAATACCTCCATCCTTGTCCAGGTGAACTAGTTTTTCGCCTGCGGTTTCGGCAATTTTTTCAAGACTCTTTGTAGTTGCTGGTGTTAGCTTACCCATGCATCCCGAGAAGTAACCAACCTTTGCTTTAGGATATTCTGCCAACGAGGTATAGCCGAAGTCTGTTTCATGCTCTATTTGCTTCTTCAGCGACATCCTTAGCGGTTCTATGGTGATGCCAACTGGACAGCTTTCTTCGCAGCGTCGGCAGTTAAGGCAACTTTCAACCATTTCTGGTGATAAGCTTCCACGCTTTAATGCATCGAGTAGGTATATGGGTTGAGGCTTGCCGCTGATGCTGGCTTTAGTTAATGGACATGAGGAAAGGCATACTCCACACTTCGAGCAGCTTTTGGCTTGTATCTGATTAAATATTGGTTGGAATTTGCTCGCGTCCACTTTTGCTTTTCGCAAAAAGATGAAGAATGGCTCGGTAAGGATGTGCATGTAGCGGGTAAATGGCACTGCTACAAAGAAAATTCCTAACGATATTGAGTATGCCCACCATGCGGCATAGGCGCTGCTCTCGCCAACGCCAAGGCTAAAAAGTAGCTCTCCTGTTGGTTCGGTAATAAAACTTCCTGTTTGGTGGATGCCAGAGTTGATGCTTTCGGCTAAGAAACGAAGGGGAAATATCAGCCAAAGTGAGTAAAGTCCAATCTTGTCAATGGCGGTTAGCTTTGGCTTTTTGATGATGCTGAATCTTCTAGAAACAAATCGTTTGGTAAACGCAAGGAACGTCCCCGTTAGTACCATTAGTAGAAAGAAGTCCATAAGGAACGAGAACTCCTGATGATACTTAAAACTTCCCATGTCGGGAATAAAATACTCTAAAAATATGGGAAAGTAGGGGGGATTTATATGTGTGGACGTGTAGACCTTCGATTCTAGGTTGCCTATAACGATTAGCATAAACCAGCCAAACGCAAGGCTCATGTGCATGAATCCTAGCAGCAGGTTGGTTCTAAAAAGGTTTATGTGAAGAAGACTCTCCTTGACGATCTCGATGCAGCACTTAGCAAGTCGGATTGGCGATACTAAAAGCCCCTTTAGCTTTCCTTTTTCATCTTTAGGCATTTGGCGAAGCCAATAAATGAGCTGCGCTATGTATGCAAAAACAACAAATACAAGTCCAACTGTAAATGGGAGTACAAATATGTCAAATCTATCCATGCTGTTCTTGAAGGTGTTTGTTGATTAAAAGAACGATTTTACGATTGCTCACGTTTTTAGGGCAAATCATTTCGCATTTTCCGCAGATCATGCATTTGGCAATCTCATTCTTAAGACTAACTGTTTGGCCTCTGTCTATGTTCAACTTTACTTCTCGAATGTTGAACGATGTTAGCTGTGCGGCTGTGCATACAGCAGAACAGGCTCCGCAGTTAATGCAGAGCTGGTATTCCGGATATTCTGATATAAGGGTGCGGCGAAGGCTTAAATCGGCTTTGTCGAGCATAATCATGCTATCCTTTCGTGTCGTAAATCCAAATTTCACCATGGCTAAAGGTTCGTTTGGTTTAAGTAGAAGTGAACATTCAAGGCTACCGATTTTGCATCTGCGAGTGTTTCTTTAACGGTTAAGGGGCTTTTTGCTGTTCCTGCTGCAAAAATACCTTTGCTTATTCCGGTATTCTGCTCTACAAGGATTTGGTTGTTGTCAATAATAAAGCGGTCTTCTTCCGATTTTGTGCTAAGTTGGCTGGCAAATCGTTGTGTGTCTTCCGATGGAACCATGCCAACCATTAGCACCAACAAGTCGAGCGAAAGCTTCATGGGACGACGCGAAAGGGTGTCTTCAATGCGAACAATAAGTTTTCCTTTGATGTCTTCGTTTACCTCCGACATTCTTCCTCTAATAAACAGAATGCCCCATTTTTCTTGCGCTTCGCGGTAGATGCTTTCAAAGTGGCGATCGAATAGGCGTAGATCCATGTAAAAGCAGTAAACGTCGAGGTTGGGATGCTGTTTTTTTACCTCAATGGCTTGCTTTATTGCAGTAATACAGCAAACCTTAGAGCAGTAACCGTTGCACACCTTTTCATCGCGCGAGCCTACGCAGTGTACAAAGCCAACCTTGCCCGATTTACCATGGACATATCGGCTTAGCTGATTCTGCTTTTCAACCTTTTCGAGTTCGACTGATGTGATTACATGGTTGTAAATTCCGTAACCATACTCTTCCTTTTTAGTGGCATCGAAGGGGGTGAAGCCAGATGCTATGATGGCCGCATCAAAAGAGTACTCCCTTTCAGGAGTTGTTATTGATACGCTATTCTGTTTGTTAGCTATATTTAAGACGGTTGTGCTTGGTGCAATGCTTATGTTTGACTGTGATTCGAGCGTGGTGTTAAGCGCACTAATCATATCTGTAGCATTCTCATTGTGGGGGAATAAATGATTCCAATTAGCTACGTTTCCTCCGAGTCGCTCCGATTTTTCGAAAATAGTAACCTGATAGCCTAAGCGACCAAGGACGCTGGCAGACTGCATTCCTGCGATGCCGCCACCTATAACTGCTATTTTTTTGCTTTCTTCGTTAATCATAACTATGTGCACAAGCTAATTTTAAAATTCTAGTATTTGAGGACTTCCGGTTTTTCGGGTTTCCCTAAATCTTTACCGTCCTTTGAACTAAATTTTGCATCGGGATCGTATTCTACCCCAATTTTTTTTAGAAGAGGCTCCACGTTTACCTGGTGTAGCTGAAGCCCCAAATCCCAAGGATCGTAGCCTAGTACTAAGCCTGCTAGCTCCTCGTAGGTTAGCGATGGAATTCCGTACCCTTTATCGTCGTAGGTGGTTCCTTCCATATCGGCTATAACATATTGCCATCTATCAAGAAAGTAGGCACAGCCAGGGCAGTTGCTTAGGATAAAGTCGGGCTTGTAGGGGGCCATCGATTCGAACTTCTTTTTTGATGCCGATACCGAGTAGCCTCTATTGGCTTTTACCAAGTACTGGCGGAATCCAAATCCACAGCAGTGCCTGCGTTCGGGGTAGTCCACAACATCTCCACCCCACGATTCGATCATTCCTACGAGCACGTGAGGGTATTCTGCCCCACCGACACCCTTGTGTGGAAACATTTTGGCATAGTGGCATCCGATGTGCTCTACCACTTTTAGCGGTTCACCGGTTTCTTTGTTTATTAGCCTATACTTAGACTTTTGGGCTATTTCTTCCCGAAACTTATAGATGATGTCGCTGGTGTGAACCAGATTTTTAGGCTTGATAAACTCTCTCTTTGTAGCCTTGTATAGTAGCTCGTGAGCTTTTTCTTCCATCTCTGGATTGTGATGCCATAGATCCAGAATCTCTGTATAGATTCCAAACGAAGTTACACAGCTGGCAACGTAGTTTTCGAGCCCGGCTTCGTGCATTAGCGCAAACTGGCGGGCCACAACCGTCATCGTTGTCTCTATAGGGACTAAGTCGGTGTGGTAGGCAATTCCAGTACAGGTTGTATGGCGGGGATCATCAAGTATCGATTTCCCCAATTCGCCTTTCAAAATGCGAAGAAATGTTGATTCTGAGCCGGGAAAGAAGTTTTGACGGATGCAGCTACGTGCGTAGTAGTAGTAGTCCTCCGCAATTTCCTTCTGATATTTGGCCCAAAGCTTTTTCTTTCCTTCTGGTATCATTTCGTTTCTGATTTATATCGAGTGGTCTTCTTCGTTACTAAAATTGTATATGTGCTGAACGTAGTCCGATTCAATTCCCGATTCATCTAATTCAAGATTCATCTCTTTAGCCTTGACTGCGGAGACTTTCTCTATATGCTGAAATTGGCGGTGCGCTCCGGTAACTTCGAAGATGCTGCTAATCTCATCGAGGGCTTCTTGGGGAATTTTACGGAGCGCACCTGGCTTATCCTGATGGTAGCTAGCGCCAACACGTTCCATAAACGCATCTATATGCTTTTTCTCAAAATCGAAAATCGGACCTAATTCTGGAAACATCTCTGTATTAAGATGGTCTACATGAACGCAGTAGCCGTATTTATATGACCATTCGCCAATGGTTCGCTTGAGTACGAGTTGTTGCCTTCCCTTCTCTGATTCAACGAAAAGGCCTTTTTTTATAGAAAGGGCACGAAGCGCCATAATGATTAATCCCGGGGCATTGCCTCGCGGACAACGGGTTTTGCATGACATACATTCTCCGCAGTACCAAATAGTTTCGCTCTTTAGCAGCTCTTCTATGAGCTTGTCGTCTTTTGTTGAAACTGTTTCTGCTATTGCGCGTGGTTGGTAAGGATACACCTGAGCGGCAGGACATATTGCGGTACATGTACCACAGCTAATGCACGAGTTAATGCCTTCTTCAAATCTGATGTCCTTGTTTAACTCTTCGTACAACATTAATTATATAATTGATGTGAAGTAAGTTTGCAAATTCTGTCATTTAACACATGTTACGGTAAAAGTAAAGATTTAATTGGAGAAATCGAAGAAAAAAGGTCGTGTAATAGTACGTTTTTGTGGCTTTTAAGGTAAGATGCAGCAAGGAATAGTGTACTTTTTTAAACGATAAAGGCGATTATTCTCTTAATAATCGCCTTTATCGTTTTTATTGTTAATGTGTTATAACCATTTTTTTCGTTTGAAGATAAATAGGGTGATTCCAGATGCGAAAAGCATAAAGAATATTGCGAAAAGGTAACCATACTTCCAGTGAAGCTCGGGTATAAAGTCGAAGTTCATACCGTACATGCTGGCAATAAGGGTAGGAGGCATGAAGATTACCGAAACCACGGTAAAGATCTTGATGATCTTATTTTGCTCGATGTTGATAAGACCAAGGAAGGTATTCTGTAGGTACTCCAAACGCTCGAAGCTAAAGTCGGTGTGGTTGATAAGTGAACCAACGTCCTTTAGCATGATGGTAACCTTTGGGTAGAGGTCGTTGGGGAATCGCTCGCTTTTGAGGATTCCGGAGAGTACGCGCTGTTTGTCGATGATGTTTTCACGGAGCAGCATCGAGTTTTCCTGAAGCTGGTTGATGTCCAACAGTACCTCTTCGTCAACGCTGCCCGATAGGGTGATCTCCTTGCTAACTTTGGCAATGTCTCGTGCAATTTGCTCAACCATGTCGGCATCGAGGTCGATCCGGGTTTCCAAAATTGCCACCATTAGGTGAAACGACGTTGGAAAGGCGCGGTTATTGAGCAAAAAGCGGCGAATCGTATCGGAAAACACCTTAAGATCTATATTGCGAACCGTTACGAGGATTCCCTCCTTAAGTATAAAGGATACGGCTTCGTAGGTAAACTCTTCGTCTTCCTGGATAAGGAAGTTCGAGTTGGCCATTATGGTCGTTTCGGATTCTGAGTAGCGCGATGAGCTCTCGATCTCTTCTGCCTGCTGTCGGGTAGTAAGGTTTACGTGTAGAAAGTTCTCAATTGCCTTTTTCTCCTTAAGGCTTGGATTGTTCATGTCAATCCAAATGATATCGTCAAAGCTGAACTCTTCGAGCAGCTCTATCTCTGTTTCCTGAATGATTTTGTTGTCGCCACGAACGAATAAGGTTACCATCGACCCTTGGTTTTTACCGGTTATACAATGGGTTGTTTAGCTCTGGAGAAGTGAGTTGGCTAGTGTTAGCCCTCTTCAGCGCAAAGGGATGTCGGCAAGTCGCACAATCGAAAGCCCGATTGCGTCGACCATCGTCGTCGTTTGTGGTTGGAAATTTGTTGGAGAAACTTGGAGTAATTCAGAAAGGAACGTTGTGCCGATAATCGGTAAAGACTTGTACGGCCGATCGCTGATGTTGCTACCGACAATTTCGCGCGTTTA
This window of the Acetobacteroides hydrogenigenes genome carries:
- a CDS encoding DUF6261 family protein gives rise to the protein MSLYFSTSKMLLKDVVDYGKKLDSQVIGSGIEGLTTSKPYLRFKEANANLGQGYMLSRKSEFTEKLFELDQKRGNSYRGLYHGVQSFLYSDVPAEVLAAKRLNVLFEHYGFDFLEGSYSGESSTLASFIDDLKKPENAAAIVTLKFEPKQAQLVNDVTTFDTTYNQKVDDKDSKADFVAATRVRREFEQATKNFLAYVQGKLLEDSDPKWETLCSKILLLNQDVMKTEALHQAALKNKREEEQKKSEGQK
- a CDS encoding MATE family efflux transporter: MREETSYRNIWRIAYPIIVGSISQNVLNITDTIFLGHLGEQELAAGALGTLFYLTIMMVITGFTIGNQIIMARRFGEERPADIGKTFASSTLLLLAITITVFAAVKLFASNLIPTLVSNEMIALQVGDFVQYRIWGVYAAAFTLLFRSFYVATANTKVLISVTTTTVGLNIVLNYLLIFGKFGFPALGFNGAAIASVISEMAGFAIILGYTIYRKYPKAFGLFNIRSFDMRVAGETLKLASPVMLQHLISFSAWFVIFLIIERMGERSLAISNIVRSLYIAMMMPIWGFAEATNSLVSYLMGERHFDRIATVVTRSMLLSFCSVVLVVACFYLMLPQVIGFYSPDASLVADTIPVAKVVMIGATTMSLGFITFMAVSGTGNTLTAFGLELSDIALYIAITFILTEYTNINVTNIWFVETFYAGYMLLVCSLYLRFGKWRNKVI
- a CDS encoding tetratricopeptide repeat protein, yielding MNTLRRIAIVILVLLVNPFSTFAQIDKEYFFNNGRQCLIDKKYAESLDYFNVLIKTDHTLHEAFFLRGIAKYNLDDLIGANHDFSEAIKLNPVYTQAYHYRAITSARMGNTDAAIADLNNASLLRPEYPGIYYSRGVTHFMSKQFEKALDDYNKFIQKEPKVSDVYVNRGITYLFMKDTTAALNDYNKAISLDFSNVDAYLKRGHLQMVQKKLKEALTDFNKAIELDSTNFMAYFNRGLVYYEMKKYNNTMADFNKSIRLEPNNPVILYNRAILRAQVRDLNNAVKDYDQVAKLTPKNVLVYYNRAAVLVELGMLREALKDYTRAIALYPDFANAYMNRSYIKRRLNDMKSAKADFDIATKKIKEYRSKLNDSTFSVYADTSKKFNAMMSFDANFDENDMLINSQVDIKLRPLYRIEVTAADTLPQLQNAYYYPAYDRFRNSLNNKQQLTLTNQPQKQTPAAIDSLKAIAQLLVNGKPALASMIMAIAESSQNQYTKSIGTYGKAIDADPKNGFTFINRATVQAEMIDFTKSIENSMQPTLLDEKGPTMAKQKIDVTVYNYDQAIDDLNKAAKLLPNYAYIDYNLGNIYALSNRMPEAIQSYTKAIEEYPNLADAYYNRGLIQIYLKDTNKGCLDISKAGELGIRDAYATLKKYCIKEK
- the mtgA gene encoding monofunctional biosynthetic peptidoglycan transglycosylase — protein: MSQKIRPMIKFKRGVKFFTLLFFTSSIFSVLIMRLVPITFTPLMLIRSVEQAIDGDFPKAKRSWTSYGNISKNMVLAVVSSEDNKFPEHYGFDFVAIERALKHNTKKKKIRGGSTISQQTGKNVFLVPARNWIRKGFETYFTILIEATWSKKRIMETYLNIVELGNGIYGVQAASEFYFEKDAKNLTKRQSALLAATLPSPLKRNPGNPNAAMRHKQELILRIMRKLREVNL
- a CDS encoding (Fe-S)-binding protein, whose translation is MDRFDIFVLPFTVGLVFVVFAYIAQLIYWLRQMPKDEKGKLKGLLVSPIRLAKCCIEIVKESLLHINLFRTNLLLGFMHMSLAFGWFMLIVIGNLESKVYTSTHINPPYFPIFLEYFIPDMGSFKYHQEFSFLMDFFLLMVLTGTFLAFTKRFVSRRFSIIKKPKLTAIDKIGLYSLWLIFPLRFLAESINSGIHQTGSFITEPTGELLFSLGVGESSAYAAWWAYSISLGIFFVAVPFTRYMHILTEPFFIFLRKAKVDASKFQPIFNQIQAKSCSKCGVCLSSCPLTKASISGKPQPIYLLDALKRGSLSPEMVESCLNCRRCEESCPVGITIEPLRMSLKKQIEHETDFGYTSLAEYPKAKVGYFSGCMGKLTPATTKSLEKIAETAGEKLVHLDKDGGICCGRPQKLAGQLAASQELMAKNTALFRESGVEMIVTSCPICLKTFRDDYQLSIPVIHHTEYINRLIKNERIALNKSDAITVYHDPCELARGCGITKEPRYILKKSSTFTELPKEARGMCCGNSMAHSSLSYNQKADIASLTLNSIPSNVSHLITSCPACSKAFKVADKVTVEDIAVFTARHAYKPTPILEKQHYKVSETATR
- a CDS encoding 4Fe-4S dicluster domain-containing protein gives rise to the protein MVKFGFTTRKDSMIMLDKADLSLRRTLISEYPEYQLCINCGACSAVCTAAQLTSFNIREVKLNIDRGQTVSLKNEIAKCMICGKCEMICPKNVSNRKIVLLINKHLQEQHG